From the Struthio camelus isolate bStrCam1 chromosome 19, bStrCam1.hap1, whole genome shotgun sequence genome, the window ACAGTTCTCAGTCAACAAACACATTCCTTGCATCGGGAAGTAAGCTATTCTTATGTGAATCTTACAAAGGAGAGTTTTCCAGCCTCAGAGCTAGAAGAAAAACTTCAAGGTAACATGCATGCTGCTAAGGGGAAGTTCCTCTGATTACGAAATTTGCAGTATGCACATGCACTTACTTGCctaaaataagcaataaaaaaaaagtgtcaggaaCTTAAAAGCTTGTTAATGCAGATGTTTTCAGATGTAGTAGCTGTTTTTGATTATTTCCCTACTGCAAGACAGCAGCAAAGAGGTAACTTGCTATACTAAAAGCTATGAAGTTGACTGTTGTACTTAATTATAAGCTACTATAATAGCACAGTGATCTTTCAGTCACTGAAGACTTTGCAAGATGGTATCCACCTTGCCttttagtactttaaaaaaaaaaaaagcttgacacCAACTGCtgctagcaaaaaaaagaaaagagaaaaaaaaaatgaacaggacCATTCTTGTTTTTAACCCGATGACTGACAGAGGCATTCTGCCATTTCATTCCATGTCCACATTCCAACACTTCCACTAAAGTAGGCAGGTCACTTTATTGATTTGAAGGATTCAAGGGACAGCCCCCAAGCCATCTCCCTCTTAATACGTGATCATTTCTATTATCCTAGATCCtcttctatttcaaaaaaaacacaacagtaaaAGGCTTTTAGATAATACAGAGTAGTTACTCACCACAAGTTTCAACACCACCATCTCCTCcctaggagagagagagaaacattttatCTTAAACTTCATAATGTATTTTCCCCTGCATTGAGAGGGTACTCAATAGTCCACACTATGACCAAGCAAGCAATGGTGACACAGATAGAGCTGGTTGGACACACTGCTCTATTTAGCAGGGCTTTCTGAGCAACAGACCAAATGAAGCAGTTATAGAACAACAGACTCTTAGGGTCAGATATCAGAGTAGCACGGTGGATTCTACACACCCATTTCTGCAGATTAATATTGTAGATTTGGAAGCACTAATTCTCAGAGAATGACTAATTAATTTCATCAACCACTTATTTACCTAGAGTAAAGTAGAAGAACACgcttttcttttaacattttaatcaGAAAGGCACTACTAAGTAATCCCAACATGAGATCACCCATAACATTTGGTTTGCTTCTTATTCCAACATTGTGAAGGATGTGAGCAGTCAAGGGCACTTTATTATATTCAGCATCCTTCATTAGGCAGTACTGACAAGTAACCAAAAGGTTGCAACCACCAAGAAGTAGTGACAATAAAGTTATAGTATAAGttactgcaaatatttcagtttcccTTCCTGTCTACTAAGCGGCTCTTTCCAACATCAAACATTCATCTGTAAGCAAGGGCAAGGACATTTGCTCTATCCAGGGTATTTTAATTCATTTGTGAAATAAGTCAGTCTTCAGCAATATTACTGATAAAGTTTCCTTCACTATAGAAGCAGCTAAACGTTTTTCTCCTAAATTTGCTCAAACACACACTGCTACCTGACACACAGGCCCAAAGCCCTCCAGCAGCACCCAAGGCTGCTCATTGTCACGGAGGTTGTATCAACTTTCATAGGCTTAACATTAGTTAACTATATTACAGAACATTAGTTAACTATATTACAGAACATTAGTTAACTATATTACAGAACATTAGTTAACTATATTACAGAACATTAGTTAACTATATTACAGAACTGCAGCAGTCAGAAATCTCATGTAAATGTATTCCCTTAAATCTCAGACCGGACTATAGTACTTTAGttccagcttctgctgtttgTAGCTATAACTACTGTGCGATAAAATTAAAGTATTCTGTATTACAAGAATCATGTTTGCAAAGCTGAGAACCACAGGCCACTGAGTATTTAATACAATTAAGTAGATAATAAAATTAGACTAAACAGTTTATTATTATATGGTAGCAACTATAAGTTTAATCTCACTGCTATGCTTGCTAAACTGGTACAAGACATTTCAcgcaacatcaaaaaaaaaaattttgcagatCAAAGAGCCCATTACTACCAAAATAGACTAAAATGATGATTGGTgcaaattttcaaaacaaaacttattATTTATCATCTATGAGGCAAAAAGCACCTGTCACAAGATTTGAGACTAACAATTTACCTTCCCAGTTCTTTTCAGAAAAGCTAAAGCTCGACAGCTTTAAGGCACTAGGATTTCATTTTTATCTCTACAATTTGTTTACACAAACGCAGCCTGCTTTAGGTTCCCTTTGGTTTTATGTTCAGAGGAATTATCACTCTTCATcttgttttttccccatgaaatGTCATCATACATCAGGCATAACCCATGCTAACAGTACAAATCACGCTCCATATTGGCACCAAGTAAATAGCTTACATAATAATACCATCAGATGTATTAATTACTAAGGGCAGTGACAGAACTAAAAGAATCATTCATGCTACTGAGGTAAAGATTTGTTGGGATGTGAAACCAATAGTAGTCTGCAAATTAACACATCCATACGCAGTTAATTGTAGGTAACCACTGTTTGcaaatcctatttaaaaaaaaaagacaaacaaacccACATACTTATGACTAAAGCTAGATTTCGTGCCATTTCATTATTACCCCATCAGTAAGAATAGTCAAGAACTCTAGAaagcactcatttaaaaaaaaacaacaacaacaacaacatttcaCTAACACGCTATGGGACTATCAGATGGAAAAGGGAACCTTCAGGAACAGCACAGATTTGAGAGTAAGGCACAATAAAGCTTCAAATGCTACAACATGTTTCCAACTGTGCAAACATCAGTGATTAAGCAATTGCACATAGACAAGAAAGTGACACATCCTCAGGCTTATCATAGTTAATGTACTGACCTTTGGATCTACAAAGTCTCCGCAGTTTGCATCAGTTGAGTTTCTTCTTTGTGGTCCAGATGATTCACAGTCTTCTCTGACTTCACCTGGCTTAGCCCCTACAAGCAGAGATGGATTCTAATCAAGTTGCAAGATAAACTTACTGGGAAAGCAGCTCATAAGTAGCCAGGGTCTCATTTCTGTTGCACTAAAGCCTTACCACACCAAGATCCTGTTCTGGGCCTTTAGATAATGTCTCATAAACTACTCTTTTACAATAGCTTCTCATCTAGTTGAGGGTATcacttagagagagagagagagagagagagagaagatagggTCCCAAGGCCATACTGGAAGTGCTTGGCAGAAATGGAAGCAGAATCCCAGCTGCAAGTACAGCACACAGCTATACTTCCTCTGATTAAACAGGACCCATCAGCCTTACTCCACATACTACAAGACAAGTTCACCTTACTGTAACTTGATAACCTTGGCACAATTGCAGCCAAAACACAACTCTGCTGGCAATTTTTTTGCCTCATCTGTGTCTAAGAtttggactaaaaaaaaaaaaacccttctggaaGTAAtttgaaacaagaaaagaaaacccttgCAAGTAGACATCATTTATAGCACTAGACTTCCAAGAAGGAACCAAACTCCAGTTTCCATGCTCAGCCTCCAGCAGCTTCAGGCCAATACCCCAAATGAATTAATGCATGCCAGCAGATACAGAAATGAAATAGTACATCCTTACCTGATGATTTAGCCCAAGAAGGTGGGTTTTCCTCAGGAGGTCCAAAGATGCTGGATGCCATTTTGTTCCTTCGCACAGGTTGTTCTTTTGGCTCATCAAAACCCAATGAAAAGTTGGACCCACCACCAGGAGGGCGCAGTACTCTAGAGAAAGATTCTGCTTTACAACTTTGTATTTCAAGGGTTATATCATTGCCATTAACAAGTAGCATATAAACAACATATAAAACAAggttaaaaagcaaagagaacgTTGTTGGCTCTTGTAATGGATAGACTACAGTCATACGGGCTAAATTCTGCCCAAATAGAAACAATGTGAGACTACTATTATGCACTGGCTTTTAACAAATGACACCAGTTACATCATGTCCTCAGTGCATAATTTGAGCTATGAAGGTAAAATGCTTGCCAATATCTGAATCAGACACTACATCACCACTGCTCTTCATGCTCTTTgatgaatacaaaaataaaatacttccatgCTCCACTTGCACCCTTCCTTCACTCAGTGTCAACAAGAATTGCTACTAATCTTCagattctgattaaaaaaaaaaaaagtgtgtgggcaTGTTAGAACCCAGCTCCCCACCTatgaacagcctttttttttttttttttttaaaaaaaggagaacccTGGGAAAGCTAATGTTAAGCTTCAAATTGGTAGTGCAGTGAAGACTGACGTTTGGCTTATGAGCCAAACTACTGTTTGCGCTACTGACGTCTGGGCTCCAGCCTCTTATCTAGATCTGTTTCGTCTGAAAAACCCTTAGGTCTGCAGCATGTTACTGGACTGAATTTAAAAAGTGCAATTAAACAGCTTTAAGCTGTTTTAGACCTCATAAGGAGAAGCATGTGTACAAAGCtccagaaataaaacataaatctaATAGTGATTATCTACTAGATAGCCACAAAAGAAGCTTATCTCCTACTTAACGAATTATATTGTAGTTTACGTTTCAACTTATAGAAATCAACCAAAACAAGTTCTTGAAAGGTAAATTCCTTCAGAACTTGTTTTCTTAAGCATGAAATCTTTTTAAGGCTGATGTGTTAGCTGGTGAAGCCAGAGAATAGCCATGAGAAGAATAATTAATAAGACTGTATGAGTACTGTCACAACTCTCAGAGATATGAGTGCACCAATAGGACCATGCATTCAAGGCATCCAATGCTTTCAAATAAGTCCAAAACAAGCTAGGAAAGGGGTATAGTTCCTCTTCTTTCTAAAAAAATTCAATAGAACGTTACAACTTCACAGTAGAAAATGGTAGGTAGTTCATTTAGATGTCAAACCCACTAGTTCAACACAAAGAACAAGTCCGAGTTTACAATTTTAATACCATCAGTAATGGTATTCTGTTTTTTTGAGGCTTTGTGCCCACTGAacttgaggcaaaaaaaaaaagggggggggagaagaaagaaaaaaaatccacttttttaaCCTGTCAAACTCAAAAAATACAGCAGTAAGCCAAACCCACAAGGTTGTTTGACATAGATGTTCAATGTTATTtaactatcaaaatatttttccttacaaaATTCCTCTCCAGAGCTCCAATTTGTAACGTTCAGAAGCTAGTGGGAGGATCGCAGTAGCCCGCGTAGTATTTTTTTAAGAACCCTAGAACATTTTTGCTGActtgtttctcctcctttctgaaaTAAGGGATGTGGTACAACGGGGTTGAATTATCCCACTATATTTTTCCCCAGAGGAAGGGTCCTTCTATAGAAGGCTTATTTTCTCAGTCATATCTGTTGCACTTGTTCGTTTGAAGAGTAGTGGGCTTGAAAGAGGGCACGCTCCCAAAATTTATATTACCTTTATTTCACCAGAGCAGTGAAATCAGTACTTTGACATCACAACTGTTTCCATATATAGTCTTAATGAAATTAAGAGAAAAGGTAACTGAAGCAAATAAACTTATCACTCACATACTGATAAACACCAATAATCATTCTTGCCAACCCCAGCTAAAGGTTGACAGATTTTATTAGGAGCCTCTCCCTAGCTTGAGGTGTTGTATCATGTTTCCATCAAAGCAACAGTTAACACTTCAGGCAAAGAACTGCTCTTAAAATTACACCTGATACCCAGCGACATACACTGAAAACCCCATCCACAGCTCCATCCAGGAAGCACTCCTCttgcaaagggtttttttttttttttaaaccctaagAAAGCTAAAAGCAGACAAGAAGCACCTGCTTTGTCAGGGCAAAAACCTCCCTGAAAAAAAAGACACGAGGGCTTGAGGCGGAGCACAAGCTCCTCCGAGCCAGCTACTCCTACCGCAGCGTTCACCAGAACCGTGCATGACAGAAGAAACGCTATGCATCGCTTCCAGACGTACTTGTCGAGTTCTCTTTGTTTCTAGATAGGCGACGGCTCCCTTCAGGGTAGCGCCCTCGTGCTCTCGCACCTCCCACCCCGCCCCCCGAGCTGCAGCTCTcgccagcccccccctccccatggcTCCCGCGGAGCCCCCCGAGTCCCGCCGCTTCGAGACGGCAGGGTCTGGGCGCCGGGCAGGGCGCCCCAGGCCCCGAGCATGCTCGCTGCGAGCCCACGGTAATCCACTTAAAGCAGCAGTACACAATGAGCTTAACAAAACCGACACCTCCGACTACAGCGAGAGCCAGCCGCCCTCCAAGTTACAGGAACGTGCGGCTAATTGTCTTTTAGGTCAAGCTCCGACACGACGGCCGAGCGCCTTGCGAGTGGATCCGCCGCCTCTCGTTCAAGTTAACAGGTACAGAGGCCACAGAGAAGAGACAATAGagcctgctccagccccacccaGCACGCGAAAGCTCCGGGGACCGCTCCGCCGAGCCAAGGGATAAAGTCTTCATAGCCGGACACGGGGGCAGGGGCCAGACAGAAGGGGAGAGCGGGGCAACGGGGGTGCAGAGGCCCCCCGGGTGCGATCTGGCTGCGTGGCTGCGCAGCGAGGGAGGGAGTCGCCTGTCTCCTTTGTTAGGAAGAGGCAGAGACACACACAAACCCGAGCAACCCGGGGTGGGTCTAGCGAGCTCCCACCCCCGCAGCTCGccgccaccaccccccccccccgccggcagctGCGGCAGGACACGGCctgtccccccgcccgcccgcccctcccccggcagCGCAGCTGACTCTCGCCGAGCCCAAAggcagcccgctgcccccgggtgGGTGCGGccctcctccgcctcctgccagcccgccccgcgctgccgggaAACGGCGAGGAAAGAGCCCCAAAACCCGGCCGGCGCCCCAAGCCCGCCGGGGTCCGTGAGGAAGCCGGGCTCCCCCAGcaccgccccgcgcccggggggTCCCTCCGCCACGCCAAGAGCCGCGCCGGGTAACCCTCTCCGCGTCCCCGTTAGACCCTTGGGCCCTGAGGCGAGGGGAAGTGACAGCCCCGCCGCGCGCCACCCTAACGGTCCCAACGGCCGCCGagcgcatcccccccccccccgccgcacctGGAGCTGTTCCTGCCACTGGGGTCCATGCCCGAGAAGGTGGTCGTGGTGGTCATGGCGGCAGGGATGGAGGAGacggaggaaggggaaagggctgcGTTAAAGGCCGGCGGGGAGTGACGGTCCCGGGACCAAAGCACCCTCCCCCCTCTagccctgcctctgccgctgccggtGACAACTGCAGCCGCCGCCCGCACCGGCCACGCCTTTTATACACATCTTAGGGCCCGCCCCCTTGAGAGCAACTCATTGGACGGTTCAAACCCGACCCCATCTTCCCATTGGTCCGAGGCCCGCCACTCTGTTCTTTAGCCCGCCTCCCTCGCTATTTCGTGTCGCCTTGACCGAACCATGAAGTCTCATTGGTGAAGAAATACGTCTGCTCGGCGGCGATTGGCTGCGCCGGGGCGCTGGCGCCCTTTGTTGATGATTGGCGGGAGGAGCTGTCGCTCATCTAGGACGCGTTGCGATTGGCTTAGACGCACATGAGGCGAGACAAAAGTCCCGGTGGCGTCTCCCTTGCGAGGGGGCTGAGGGTCCCTCTGGAGCGGAGGTGCGACcaggaggggcgggcgggcgggcggctgcttcccccccccccccgcctcgcccctgCCTTCCCgggcagccccttcctccccccggAGCCACACTGTGCCACTCCTCACCCCAACGCCATCCCCTGCAACCCCCCGGGCCCTGACACCCGTGAGGGCATCACCTCAGGAACCGGGGGGCcaccagcacccagccagggcaCCCCTTCCATGAGCCACCACCCCGCGCCCCCAAAGCTACAGCCATGCCAGGAGGTGATGCGGCCGGTCCTGGCACAGAAGTGCTCGGAGCACAGATGAAGGACACGCAGAGGCCTTCACAAGGCAGGTGTCCACACCAAGCCCGGGCTTGGGTTGCCACCCGTTGGCCCCATCTCCTGGCACGCAGCCGCCTCAAAGCACTGGCGTGGCACAGCGCTGCAGAAACAGCGGCCTGCAAAAACACGCTGTGCTGTTACAACAGGGATCACATGAAATGCTGTCACCTCAAAGCAGAACGCCGTGGTGCAATAAGATAATCTGCAATATCAAATAATAACCTCGCTGTTTTGTCAGTAGGTCGATTCCTACAGTGCCTTTTCGTGGGTACAGGCAACATCAGTCTTAATAACAGGTAGTTATCGGACAGCAGAGCACTGGATTGTTCCAGAAAAATATACGGTAGGTGGAGTCCTAAAACCCCACTAAACCCCACTAAAACCTCTCATCTGTATCTTAAAGGCATGATTGTTTTCTATGGATCTGTCCACTAAGCATTAGCGCAAAACTAACATATTACATAAGCCAACTATCAACATTTGGCAATTTCTCTGCATCAAATGTACATTTGACTTGGTAACCGAGGAGCATTCTGAACTCCTAACTACTTTCACAGACACAGATGCTTCCCTATCTCCACGACTTTCACTACAAAGCTAATAAATCAGGACCTCCCACTGAAAATGTTATTCTAATTAGGACTTGCATaaagtggggagaggaggaagggaaagatcgTGATTCTGTCCGTCCTAGCCACCTCTCCCCATTCGCATCATTAACACCAAAACACTTCTCTGTAGAAGAGAGTCATTTCATGCCTGGAAAACTATTCATGCTGCTGCAGTCCTTGCACAACCTCAACTGAGGTATTTCTGAATATCTGAAATTAATCTGAATTATCACCAGCCCTAATATTAACACAACTCAGGAAAGAGTTTAATTGCTAACACAAACACAGTAGCAcaagactttcttttttaatctaggGCCTATAAAAAacatcttgtaaaaaaaaaaaaaaacaaaacccaaccacCACTATTTAGATCCCCAGGGAATTCTCTGTCACATCAAATCTTTTTAAAGGTAGATTACAGGGGAGTTTTAAGCAACATGACACTGCTGTTTTAATTCTGTCATCCCTTGGGCTTGGGCATTAAGAAGTCAAATGATACCTACTTGCATGCAGGTAAGCACCTACTCTCTCGGGAACTTTCAAGAGTATTTTCTCATCTAAATGCTTTTTATTCAAATCCTCAGCATTTGACTGAAGTTTGAACACTGTTCTACCCCCGAGACatacagagcctttttttttttttccaagacgaAGGAAAACTCGTTCCTTCTTACAAAGCTAGTTCTAAAATGCAGCTTTGCGACACTAAAGCCTCAGCATTTCCAAGGGACCCTATCTGATCTCTGAGCTACTGAGACAGTCCTGACTGCAGGATAATCTTTAGACAAACGCTACTTTGTCAATTATTTACCCATAACAAGATCAAGGGTTTTATGAAGATCACTACAGAAACTAGGCTTGTGATCCTTCCCAGGATGATGGCATTTGACCAGAACAACTCTTAGCAGCTGCTTGAAAACCTCAAACACCAAACAATTCCACCTGTTGTTGAAACTCATTCTGCAATGAATGCAAAAAGCATCTGTAAGTCTGAACA encodes:
- the JPT1 gene encoding jupiter microtubule associated homolog 1, which codes for MTTTTTFSGMDPSGRNSSRVLRPPGGGSNFSLGFDEPKEQPVRRNKMASSIFGPPEENPPSWAKSSGAKPGEVREDCESSGPQRRNSTDANCGDFVDPKGGDGGVETCENTEADVEAAPGQNEEKSLPAAPVPSPVAPAPAPSRRNPPGGKSSLILG